A stretch of the Bordetella genomosp. 8 genome encodes the following:
- a CDS encoding LysR family transcriptional regulator, with protein sequence MNPNGASDAGGPIDTLMRRLDLTSLRLFVDACEAHSIAAAAARACIVPSAVSRRISDLEKSVGVPLLYRSPRGITPTAAGETVMRYASAALAELQLMGTALGRYASGLQGTVRVVANISSIDQYLPEDIAAFSRTYPDVSIELEEKRGGEILKSVEDGSADLGIGNDWYLGEAAAVSRPYREDSLVAIFPRAHRMAGLDSVRFAELLDEPLIGLHAESAYNAKLAQQAALIGREIRMKIRVNSFDALCRMVHAGLGISFVLKQLADMYLDILSISAVPLTESWANKRILIAYRSEDTLSASARTLLDFLTRQFQTRQAPAAP encoded by the coding sequence ATGAACCCGAACGGCGCATCAGACGCAGGCGGGCCCATCGATACGCTGATGCGCAGGCTGGACCTGACGTCGCTGCGACTCTTCGTCGACGCCTGCGAAGCGCATAGCATCGCCGCGGCCGCCGCGCGGGCGTGCATCGTCCCGTCCGCCGTCAGCCGGCGCATATCCGACCTGGAAAAGTCAGTCGGCGTACCCCTGCTCTACCGTTCGCCGCGCGGCATCACGCCGACGGCGGCCGGCGAAACCGTCATGCGCTACGCGTCCGCCGCCCTGGCCGAACTCCAACTGATGGGCACGGCGCTGGGCCGTTATGCGTCGGGGCTGCAAGGCACCGTCCGCGTGGTCGCCAACATCTCGTCCATCGACCAATACCTGCCGGAAGACATCGCCGCATTTTCGCGGACATATCCCGACGTCAGCATCGAACTGGAAGAAAAACGCGGCGGCGAAATCCTGAAGAGCGTGGAAGACGGCAGCGCCGACCTGGGCATCGGCAACGACTGGTACCTGGGCGAAGCCGCCGCGGTCAGCCGTCCCTACCGCGAGGACAGCCTGGTGGCCATCTTCCCCCGTGCGCACCGCATGGCCGGACTGGACTCGGTACGCTTCGCCGAGCTGCTGGACGAACCCCTGATCGGCCTGCATGCGGAAAGCGCCTACAACGCCAAGCTGGCACAGCAGGCGGCCCTGATAGGCCGGGAAATACGAATGAAGATCCGCGTCAACAGCTTCGACGCCCTGTGCCGCATGGTGCACGCGGGCCTGGGCATTTCGTTCGTGTTGAAACAGCTGGCGGATATGTACCTGGACATCCTCAGCATCAGCGCGGTGCCGCTGACGGAATCGTGGGCCAACAAGCGCATCCTGATCGCCTACCGGTCCGAGGACACCCTGTCCGCGTCGGCGCGCACGCTGCTCGACTTCCTGACGCGTCAGTTCCAGACCCGGCAGGCGCCGGCCGCCCCCTGA
- a CDS encoding accessory factor UbiK family protein, producing MNATQWMEDLQKNISDLIARSPAADIERNVRAMMAQGFSRLDLVTREEFDVQAELLARTVARADQLAVQISQLEARINVLEAGQSKAAPAAAAASAASSTPAASPTPGGPTGAQG from the coding sequence ATGAACGCGACGCAATGGATGGAAGACCTGCAAAAGAACATCTCGGATCTGATCGCCCGCAGTCCCGCGGCGGACATTGAGCGCAATGTCCGCGCGATGATGGCGCAAGGGTTTTCGCGGCTGGATCTGGTGACGCGCGAAGAATTCGACGTGCAGGCGGAATTGCTGGCGCGGACCGTGGCCCGCGCGGATCAGCTGGCCGTGCAGATCAGCCAGCTGGAGGCCCGTATCAATGTGCTGGAGGCCGGGCAGAGCAAGGCCGCGCCAGCCGCTGCGGCTGCTTCGGCCGCTTCATCAACGCCGGCCGCCTCGCCCACGCCGGGCGGCCCCACGGGCGCGCAGGGGTAG
- a CDS encoding SMP-30/gluconolactonase/LRE family protein yields the protein MYAAPPAMKTEVFTRIPDRYRKAGQLSDERLRAGKGTRATDSYIEGPSFDRQGNLYLVDIAFGLVFRVSPAGEVTQLIEYDGEPNGLKIHRDGRIFVADHKNGILLLDAEAGRVTPHIRRARTEGFKGPNDLFFAANGDMYFTDQGQTGLQDPSGRVYRQGADGYFECLLDNVPSPNGIVMNPAETMLYVAATRGNCVWRAMVLPDRSLTRVGLFVQMSGGAGPDGMAVDQAGNLYVAHAGMGAVWKFSPRGEPLLRIDSCMGHMTTNIAFGGQDNRDLFITESETGSVLVARMDTPGQPMYSHAG from the coding sequence ATGTACGCCGCACCCCCGGCGATGAAGACCGAGGTCTTCACGCGTATCCCCGATCGATATCGCAAGGCCGGCCAGCTGTCGGACGAGCGCCTGCGCGCCGGCAAGGGCACACGCGCGACCGACAGCTACATCGAAGGTCCGTCCTTCGACAGGCAGGGCAACCTGTACCTGGTCGACATCGCCTTCGGCCTGGTCTTTCGGGTGTCGCCCGCCGGCGAGGTCACGCAGCTGATCGAGTACGACGGCGAGCCCAACGGGTTGAAGATCCATCGCGACGGCCGCATTTTCGTGGCCGACCACAAGAACGGCATCCTGCTGCTGGATGCGGAGGCCGGGCGCGTCACGCCGCATATCCGGCGCGCGCGCACCGAAGGTTTCAAGGGCCCCAACGATCTGTTCTTCGCCGCCAATGGCGATATGTACTTTACCGACCAGGGCCAGACCGGCTTGCAGGATCCATCCGGGCGCGTATACCGGCAGGGCGCCGACGGCTATTTCGAATGCCTGCTGGATAACGTTCCCAGTCCCAACGGCATCGTCATGAATCCGGCGGAAACCATGCTCTACGTGGCCGCCACCCGCGGGAACTGCGTCTGGCGCGCCATGGTGCTGCCGGATCGCTCGCTGACCCGAGTGGGCCTGTTCGTCCAGATGTCCGGCGGCGCCGGACCGGACGGCATGGCGGTGGACCAGGCCGGCAATCTCTACGTCGCGCATGCCGGGATGGGCGCGGTGTGGAAGTTTTCGCCGCGCGGCGAACCGCTGCTGCGCATCGATTCGTGCATGGGGCATATGACCACCAACATCGCCTTCGGCGGCCAGGACAACCGCGACCTGTTCATCACCGAATCGGAAACCGGCAGCGTGCTCGTGGCGCGCATGGATACGCCGGGCCAGCCGATGTATTCGCACGCGGGCTGA
- the amt gene encoding ammonium transporter, translating to MDKADISWMLVSTLLVLMMAVPGLALFYGGLVRSKNVLSVLMQVMGTFVVGLVLWFIYGYSLAFTEGNAFFGGFSRVFFSGMFSPADGKYAMTGSLTELLFASFQATFAGITCALIVGSFAERARFSAVLLFTVIWFTFAYVPIAHMVWFASQTAPGLMNAKGALDFAGGTVVHINAGIAGLVGAYVIGKRVGYGREAMQPHNLPMVMTGAALLWTGWFGFNAGSALMSNEQATLAFFNTMIATAAAVLAWLFTEWALKGKPSMLGAASGAVAGLVAITPAAGLVGMVGAFVIGIAGGVICVWGVNGLKRMLKADDALDVFGVHGVGGITGALLTGVFNAQVLGGPGLKTAGEIGGQLWVQFEGVVLTLVWSGVVAWIAYKIADMVCGLRVPEDVEREGLDTTCHGESAYHS from the coding sequence ATGGATAAAGCAGATATCTCGTGGATGCTGGTCTCGACACTGCTCGTGTTGATGATGGCGGTACCCGGCCTCGCCCTGTTTTACGGCGGATTGGTACGAAGCAAGAACGTGTTGTCGGTCCTGATGCAGGTGATGGGTACCTTCGTCGTCGGCTTGGTGTTGTGGTTCATCTACGGCTATTCGCTCGCCTTCACCGAAGGCAATGCCTTTTTCGGCGGCTTCTCGCGCGTCTTCTTTTCCGGCATGTTCTCGCCGGCCGACGGCAAGTACGCGATGACCGGCTCGCTGACGGAGCTCCTGTTCGCGTCCTTCCAGGCGACCTTCGCCGGCATCACGTGCGCGCTGATCGTCGGCAGCTTCGCCGAACGTGCGCGCTTTTCCGCGGTGCTGCTCTTCACGGTCATCTGGTTCACCTTCGCCTATGTGCCCATCGCGCACATGGTGTGGTTCGCCTCGCAGACCGCGCCTGGCCTGATGAACGCCAAGGGCGCGCTGGACTTCGCCGGCGGCACGGTGGTGCACATCAACGCCGGTATCGCCGGCCTGGTGGGTGCCTACGTCATCGGCAAGCGCGTGGGCTACGGCCGTGAAGCCATGCAGCCGCACAACCTGCCGATGGTCATGACCGGCGCGGCCCTGCTGTGGACGGGCTGGTTCGGCTTCAACGCGGGCTCCGCGCTGATGTCCAACGAACAGGCCACCCTGGCGTTCTTCAACACGATGATCGCCACCGCCGCCGCCGTGCTGGCCTGGCTGTTCACCGAATGGGCGCTGAAGGGCAAGCCCTCGATGCTGGGCGCCGCGTCCGGCGCCGTGGCCGGCCTGGTGGCGATCACCCCCGCCGCCGGCCTGGTCGGCATGGTTGGCGCCTTCGTCATCGGCATCGCCGGCGGCGTGATCTGCGTCTGGGGCGTCAATGGCCTGAAGCGCATGCTGAAGGCAGACGATGCGCTGGACGTGTTCGGCGTGCACGGCGTGGGCGGGATCACCGGCGCGCTGCTGACCGGCGTGTTCAACGCGCAGGTCCTGGGCGGCCCCGGCCTGAAGACGGCCGGCGAAATCGGCGGCCAGCTGTGGGTGCAGTTCGAAGGCGTCGTCCTGACGCTGGTGTGGTCGGGCGTGGTCGCCTGGATCGCGTACAAGATCGCCGACATGGTCTGCGGCCTGCGCGTACCGGAAGACGTTGAACGCGAAGGCCTGGATACGACCTGCCACGGCGAATCCGCCTACCACAGCTGA
- a CDS encoding P-II family nitrogen regulator has translation MKLIIAIIKPFKLDEVRVALSGIGVQGLTVTEVKGFGRQKGHTELYRGAEYAVDFLPKLRVEAAVPDSLVEQAIETIEQAARTGKIGDGKIFVAGLEQVIRIRTGEAGEAAL, from the coding sequence ATGAAACTCATCATCGCCATCATCAAGCCCTTCAAGCTCGACGAGGTGCGAGTGGCTTTGTCCGGTATAGGGGTCCAGGGACTGACGGTGACGGAAGTCAAGGGCTTTGGCCGGCAGAAGGGCCACACCGAACTTTATCGCGGCGCGGAATACGCCGTCGACTTTCTGCCCAAGCTGCGCGTGGAAGCCGCCGTGCCGGACAGCCTGGTCGAACAAGCCATCGAGACCATCGAGCAGGCCGCCCGGACGGGCAAGATCGGAGACGGCAAGATTTTCGTCGCCGGGCTGGAGCAGGTCATTCGCATCCGTACGGGCGAAGCCGGCGAAGCAGCACTGTAA
- a CDS encoding Ldh family oxidoreductase, with amino-acid sequence MEDTTSTQADATRVDPARVRELAAAVYESAGVPADDALLAADTLVQADLWGHQSHGMLRLGWYYARLRSGAMKAVTETRLAVDAGAIAVLDGGDGVGQVVARRAVDEAVGRARKHGVGVVSIRNSNHFGTCMYYTRIGAQQGCVMMLMSNAGPNMAPWGGLKKKIGTNPWSIAAPGGSHPPVVMDMANSGVARGKIYLANKRREPIPSHWAIDAQGNPTTDPKAALEGFILPMAGHKGYVMGVMVDVLSGVLSGSQFLDRVHGPYDPVNRSGAGHLMIALDVAAFQPIEEYNRRIDEYIVSLKDVPVAPGHRQVYYPGEMEVQADAENRANGLLLPADTLADVERVAREAGVPYPY; translated from the coding sequence ATGGAAGACACGACATCCACCCAAGCGGACGCAACACGCGTGGACCCGGCAAGGGTGCGCGAACTGGCCGCCGCCGTCTACGAAAGCGCCGGCGTACCGGCCGATGACGCCTTGCTGGCCGCCGATACGCTGGTGCAGGCGGACCTGTGGGGCCATCAGTCGCACGGCATGCTGCGGCTCGGCTGGTACTACGCGCGCCTGCGCTCCGGCGCGATGAAGGCCGTGACGGAAACCCGCCTGGCTGTGGATGCCGGCGCGATCGCGGTCCTGGACGGCGGCGACGGCGTCGGACAGGTCGTGGCCCGCCGGGCCGTCGACGAAGCGGTGGGGCGCGCGCGCAAGCACGGCGTGGGCGTGGTCTCCATCCGCAATTCGAATCACTTCGGCACCTGCATGTACTACACGCGCATCGGCGCGCAGCAGGGCTGCGTGATGATGTTGATGAGCAACGCCGGTCCCAACATGGCGCCCTGGGGTGGACTGAAGAAAAAGATAGGCACCAATCCCTGGTCCATCGCCGCGCCCGGCGGCAGCCATCCGCCGGTGGTGATGGACATGGCCAACTCGGGCGTGGCGCGCGGCAAGATCTACCTGGCCAACAAGCGGCGCGAACCCATCCCGTCGCACTGGGCCATCGACGCGCAGGGCAATCCCACCACGGATCCCAAGGCCGCGCTGGAAGGCTTCATCCTGCCCATGGCGGGCCACAAGGGCTATGTGATGGGCGTCATGGTCGACGTCCTGTCCGGCGTGCTGTCGGGCAGCCAGTTCCTGGATCGCGTCCATGGTCCCTATGACCCGGTCAACCGCAGCGGGGCAGGGCACCTGATGATCGCCCTGGACGTGGCGGCATTCCAGCCCATCGAGGAATACAACCGCCGTATCGACGAGTACATCGTTTCATTGAAGGACGTGCCGGTGGCGCCGGGCCATCGCCAGGTCTATTACCCCGGCGAAATGGAGGTCCAGGCCGACGCGGAAAACCGCGCCAATGGCCTGCTTCTGCCCGCCGATACGCTGGCCGATGTCGAGCGCGTGGCGCGGGAGGCGGGCGTGCCGTACCCATACTGA
- a CDS encoding acyclic terpene utilization AtuA family protein: MTNEVRMVSASGILGYGFPEASLKAALKARPHMIGVDGGSSDPGPHYLGSGKTLNSVLQMKRDLRLLLRGAMELNIPMMIGTCGGAGGEPHLQACAALVREIAREEGMGFKMALIHAEQDKQALKAGIRAGRVKPLGKAGPLSEDTVDRAERIVGMMGPEPHLSALRSGAQVILAGRGTDPAPWVALATHHGIPPAPAWYAGKLLECACNAALPKKHDCLIATVGTDYVEVEPANPELRCTPLSVSVQALHESASPIVRHEPGGVLDTSACVMQALSDRRVRVSGMVWQPAPYTIKLEAAACSGYSAIAFAGTRDPGLIGQLDSFIAGITEASHTKIAALGIARDSYRIVIRLYGKDGVMGEWEPLQGVRSHEIGILAEVVGVTQEIANAALALTRVTLLHSDFPGRLCREGNMAFPFSPSDIERGPVYEFTMQHVIQTDDPLGMFPIEYETV, translated from the coding sequence ATGACCAACGAAGTACGCATGGTTTCGGCCAGCGGGATCCTGGGCTATGGATTCCCCGAGGCCTCGCTCAAGGCCGCCTTGAAGGCGCGCCCGCACATGATAGGCGTGGACGGCGGCAGCTCGGATCCCGGTCCGCATTACCTGGGCTCCGGCAAGACGCTGAACTCCGTGCTGCAGATGAAGCGCGACCTCCGCCTGCTGCTGCGCGGCGCGATGGAATTGAACATTCCCATGATGATAGGCACCTGCGGTGGCGCTGGCGGCGAGCCGCATCTGCAGGCCTGCGCCGCGCTGGTGCGCGAAATCGCGCGGGAAGAGGGCATGGGCTTCAAGATGGCCCTGATCCACGCCGAGCAGGACAAGCAGGCCCTGAAGGCAGGCATCCGCGCCGGCCGCGTGAAGCCGTTGGGCAAGGCCGGCCCCTTGAGCGAAGACACCGTGGACCGCGCCGAACGCATCGTCGGCATGATGGGTCCCGAGCCGCACCTGTCCGCGCTGCGGTCCGGGGCCCAGGTCATCCTGGCCGGCCGCGGCACCGACCCCGCCCCATGGGTTGCGCTTGCCACGCATCACGGTATTCCGCCGGCGCCCGCGTGGTACGCGGGCAAGCTGCTGGAATGCGCCTGCAACGCCGCCCTGCCGAAAAAGCACGACTGCCTGATCGCCACGGTCGGCACCGACTACGTCGAGGTGGAACCCGCCAATCCGGAGCTGCGCTGCACGCCCTTGTCGGTGTCGGTGCAGGCCCTGCACGAAAGCGCCAGTCCCATCGTCCGTCACGAACCGGGCGGCGTGCTCGATACCAGCGCCTGCGTCATGCAGGCGCTTTCGGACCGTCGCGTGCGCGTTTCGGGCATGGTGTGGCAGCCGGCGCCCTACACCATCAAGCTGGAGGCGGCGGCCTGCTCCGGCTATAGCGCGATTGCCTTCGCCGGCACGCGCGATCCGGGCCTGATCGGGCAGCTGGACAGCTTCATCGCCGGGATCACGGAAGCTTCCCATACCAAGATCGCGGCGCTCGGCATTGCGCGCGACAGCTACCGCATCGTGATCCGCCTGTACGGCAAGGACGGCGTGATGGGTGAGTGGGAGCCCTTGCAGGGTGTACGCAGCCACGAGATCGGCATCCTGGCCGAAGTCGTGGGGGTCACCCAGGAAATCGCCAATGCCGCGCTGGCCCTGACGCGCGTCACGCTGCTGCACAGCGATTTCCCTGGCCGCCTGTGCCGCGAAGGCAATATGGCCTTCCCCTTTTCGCCGTCCGACATCGAACGGGGGCCGGTCTATGAGTTCACCATGCAGCACGTGATCCAGACCGACGACCCGCTGGGGATGTTTCCCATCGAATACGAAACCGTCTAG
- a CDS encoding SDR family NAD(P)-dependent oxidoreductase: MKNLEGKRALVTGGSRGIGAAIALALAENGADVALTFQHSTDQARSVVAAIEQIGRRGVAIKADSADPADIRRSVQQAVDALGGLDILVNNAGIARYNTIADFKLADIDALLAVNVRGPVLATQAAIPHLGAGGRVINIGSAGADRIVGAQGTVYYMTKSALQSFTRGLAHELGPKDITANLVQPGSTDTDMNPADGESSDFQRSLTPLGRYATPADIAAAVAFLASPAARHLTGSTITVDGGLLA, from the coding sequence ATGAAGAATCTCGAAGGAAAACGCGCACTCGTCACCGGTGGTTCCCGGGGGATCGGAGCCGCCATCGCGCTGGCGCTCGCGGAAAACGGCGCCGACGTCGCACTGACCTTTCAACATTCCACGGACCAGGCGCGGTCGGTCGTGGCCGCGATCGAGCAGATCGGCCGCCGGGGCGTGGCGATCAAGGCCGACAGCGCCGATCCGGCGGACATCAGGAGGTCCGTGCAGCAGGCCGTCGACGCGCTCGGCGGGCTGGACATACTGGTGAACAACGCCGGCATTGCGCGCTACAACACGATCGCCGATTTCAAGCTGGCGGACATCGACGCGCTGCTCGCCGTCAACGTCCGCGGGCCCGTGCTGGCCACGCAGGCGGCCATTCCCCATCTGGGGGCCGGCGGTCGCGTCATCAACATCGGCTCCGCCGGTGCGGACCGCATTGTCGGTGCACAGGGAACGGTGTACTACATGACCAAGTCGGCGCTCCAGTCGTTCACGCGCGGCCTCGCGCACGAACTGGGTCCGAAGGACATCACGGCCAATCTGGTCCAGCCGGGTTCGACCGACACCGACATGAACCCGGCGGATGGCGAGAGTTCGGACTTCCAGCGCAGCCTCACGCCTCTGGGTCGATACGCCACGCCAGCGGACATCGCCGCCGCCGTCGCCTTCCTCGCAAGTCCGGCGGCAAGGCATCTCACCGGCAGCACCATTACGGTCGACGGTGGGTTGCTCGCCTGA
- a CDS encoding DUF4387 domain-containing protein translates to MIRLKDIAKACKSKNAGPFELTLDIMFDSEETFEKVRRCGVITRERIAVLYGVSPDDVLFTIYPPALAFKATLPRRIVSGAIGDTDVYGAQQHAPLLDLELPL, encoded by the coding sequence ATGATCAGACTCAAAGACATCGCCAAGGCCTGCAAAAGCAAGAATGCCGGCCCCTTCGAATTGACGCTGGACATCATGTTCGACAGCGAGGAAACCTTCGAGAAGGTGCGCCGTTGCGGCGTCATCACGCGCGAGCGCATCGCCGTCTTGTATGGCGTGTCGCCCGACGATGTCCTGTTCACCATATACCCGCCGGCGCTCGCCTTCAAGGCCACCCTGCCGCGCCGCATCGTGTCGGGCGCCATCGGCGACACCGATGTCTATGGCGCGCAGCAGCATGCGCCCCTGCTGGACCTGGAACTGCCGCTGTAG